The following nucleotide sequence is from Chromobacterium rhizoryzae.
GCTCCGTGGCATGATGCCCCGCAGCGATGAAAGCCACATCACACTCCATTGCCATATGATGATTTTGCTCGGACGCTTCGCCGGTGATGAAGGCGTCCACGCCCAGATCGATGGCTTCGGCGAAAAAACTCTGCGCGCCGCCGGTGCACCAGGCTATGCGCGAAATCGGTTTGTCCGCCCTGCCCAACAACAAAGCCTCGCGCCCCAGACGAGCGGAAACGTGTTCACGGAAATCACTCGCACTGCCGCCTCGCCACCACGCCCCATGCCACAGCAAACCCTGTTCACCGCCCTGCCCCTGGGCCTCCAAATCCAGCACCTTGCCCAACATCGCGTTATTGCCCAGCTCCGGATGCGCGTCCAAAGGCAGGTGGTAAGCCAGCAAGTTAAGATCATGCTCCAGCAGCGTCTTGACCCGCTGGCGCTTCATTCCGCAAATCCGGGCGTCTTCCCCCTTCCAGAAATAACCGTGGTGCACCAGTACGGCGTCCGCTCCGCGCGACGCCGCGGCATCGATCAAAGCTTGCGAAGCGGTGACGCCTGTCACCAGCTTGCGCACCGCCTGCCGCCCTTCCACCTGCAAGCCGTTAGGCGCATAGTCTTTGAAGCGCCAGGGCTCCAAAATCGTGTCCAGACTGCTCAGCAAGGCCTTCAATTCCATCACGCACTCCTTAACTTAATATATGCCCCGGCCTTATTTTGCCAGAAGCCAACGCATTTTAAGCCCGCAAAAGAAAAACCCCGCCGTAGCGGGGTTTTTCAAAGCCTAAGGAGGCGTTGGCTTACATCATGCCGCCCATGCCGCCCATGCCGCCCATATCCGGCATGCCGGCCGCCGGCTTGTCTTCCGGCAATTCAGCGATCATGCAGTCGGTGGTCAGCATCAGGCCAGCAACCGAAGCCGCGTGCTGCAGAGCGGAGCGGGTTACCTTGGCCGGATCCAGCACGCCCATTTCCAGCATATCGCCGTACTCGCCGCTAGCCGCGTTGTAACCGAAGTTGCCCTTGCCTTCCAGCACCTTGTTCACCACGACCGACGGCTCTTCGCCAGCGTTCTTGACGATCTGGCGCAGCGGCGCTTCGATGGCCTTCAGCACGATCTTAACACCCGCGTCTTGATCGGCATTGTCGGTTTTCAGGCTGTCCAGAGTGGAGCGGGCGCGCAGCA
It contains:
- a CDS encoding Nif3-like dinuclear metal center hexameric protein encodes the protein MELKALLSSLDTILEPWRFKDYAPNGLQVEGRQAVRKLVTGVTASQALIDAAASRGADAVLVHHGYFWKGEDARICGMKRQRVKTLLEHDLNLLAYHLPLDAHPELGNNAMLGKVLDLEAQGQGGEQGLLWHGAWWRGGSASDFREHVSARLGREALLLGRADKPISRIAWCTGGAQSFFAEAIDLGVDAFITGEASEQNHHMAMECDVAFIAAGHHATERFGIKALGERLAQLHGISVEFVDISNPV